A portion of the Ralstonia nicotianae genome contains these proteins:
- a CDS encoding sensor histidine kinase produces MLSVQRRLMLVHLAVIAVIVASAASAAWWQLSRSVHRQLDGALLALAETEAGMLLENRGQPVRVHEKPVGTAPPSLVRLDRLVQIVDAHGEVLAHSANLGATRLPTPASLLARLAAGETVFETLPSFSEEPLRMVSLPVQTGGAAPVAIQVAGSLDDVNGVLDSAALLFACLAIALSASVGTAGALLTRRVFRAIDNVVKQARRIGDANLDARLPHPGTADDIGRLVDTLNDMLDRLEHAFDAQRHFTADASHELRSPLSRLRTEIEITLRRERSREDYVETLRSCLEEVARLTLLVEELLMLARLDAGQERGSQDAVSVATLVEDSVRRMQPAAHERLIRLVVGAGSAPAIKVARGPASLALANLLDNAVKFSPQGSQVDISWTIDREQAVLKVSDHGPGIPDHELPHVFDRFYRGAGARAGTAEGTGLGLALSSAIVLAHGGRIDVENAPAGGAVFQVRLPLAT; encoded by the coding sequence ATGCTTAGCGTCCAGCGGCGCCTGATGCTGGTGCATCTGGCCGTCATCGCGGTGATCGTGGCGAGCGCGGCATCGGCGGCGTGGTGGCAACTCTCGCGCTCCGTTCACCGGCAGCTGGACGGCGCGCTCCTCGCCCTGGCGGAAACCGAGGCCGGCATGCTGCTGGAGAACCGGGGGCAGCCCGTGCGCGTGCACGAAAAACCCGTCGGCACGGCGCCGCCGTCCCTGGTGCGCCTGGACCGGCTGGTCCAGATCGTCGATGCGCATGGCGAGGTCCTGGCGCACAGCGCCAACCTCGGCGCGACCCGGCTGCCCACGCCCGCCAGCCTGCTGGCCCGGCTGGCGGCGGGGGAAACCGTCTTCGAGACCCTGCCCAGCTTCAGCGAGGAGCCCCTGCGCATGGTGTCCCTGCCGGTGCAGACCGGCGGCGCGGCGCCCGTTGCCATCCAGGTGGCCGGTTCGCTGGACGACGTCAACGGGGTGCTGGACTCGGCCGCCCTGCTGTTCGCCTGCCTGGCGATCGCCTTGTCCGCGTCGGTGGGCACCGCCGGCGCCCTGCTGACGCGCCGGGTCTTCCGGGCCATCGACAACGTCGTCAAGCAGGCCCGCCGCATCGGCGACGCCAACCTGGACGCGCGCCTTCCGCATCCGGGCACCGCCGACGACATCGGCAGGCTGGTCGACACGCTGAACGACATGCTCGACCGCCTCGAGCATGCCTTCGACGCGCAGCGGCACTTCACCGCCGATGCCTCCCACGAGCTGCGCTCGCCGCTGTCGCGGCTGCGCACGGAAATCGAGATCACGCTGCGGCGCGAGCGCAGCCGCGAAGACTATGTCGAGACCTTGCGCTCCTGCCTGGAGGAGGTGGCGCGGCTGACCCTGCTGGTCGAAGAACTGCTCATGCTCGCGCGGCTCGATGCCGGCCAGGAGCGCGGCAGCCAGGACGCGGTGTCGGTGGCGACGCTGGTGGAAGACAGCGTGCGCAGAATGCAGCCGGCCGCGCACGAGCGCCTGATCCGGCTGGTGGTCGGCGCCGGCTCCGCGCCGGCCATCAAGGTTGCGCGGGGGCCGGCGAGCCTGGCGCTGGCCAACCTGCTCGACAACGCCGTGAAATTCTCGCCCCAGGGGAGCCAGGTCGACATTTCCTGGACGATCGATCGGGAGCAGGCCGTGCTGAAGGTGTCCGACCACGGCCCCGGCATCCCGGACCACGAGCTGCCGCACGTCTTCGACCGCTTCTATCGCGGCGCCGGCGCCCGCGCGGGCACCGCCGAGGGCACCGGCCTCGGGCTGGCGCTGTCCAGCGCCATCGTGCTGGCCCACGGCGGCCGCATCGATGTCGAGAACGCGCCGGCCGGCGGCGCGGTCTTCCAGGTCAGACTACCGCTGGCCACGTAG
- a CDS encoding Hpt domain-containing protein produces MQPHPATAIAPAPRAAVHPAIADTLPAQIVIVLTELFGTDLRQWHFLIDLFCDTVMQDLADLEAAIARGAAADVATAAHRIAGSARMLGHGAIGDAAHAVERIALSDDNGRAHPADLQHAFVGLRMQIDTFRRHACRCAWPDAGAPG; encoded by the coding sequence ATGCAACCGCATCCCGCCACCGCCATCGCGCCCGCGCCTCGCGCGGCAGTCCACCCTGCCATCGCCGACACCCTGCCGGCGCAGATCGTTATCGTCCTCACCGAGCTGTTCGGCACCGACCTGCGGCAATGGCACTTCCTCATCGATCTGTTCTGCGACACCGTCATGCAGGACCTCGCCGACCTGGAAGCCGCCATTGCCCGCGGCGCGGCCGCCGACGTCGCCACGGCCGCCCACCGGATCGCCGGCTCGGCGCGGATGCTCGGCCACGGGGCCATCGGCGACGCGGCACACGCCGTGGAACGCATCGCCCTGAGCGACGACAACGGCCGCGCCCACCCGGCCGACCTCCAGCACGCCTTCGTCGGTCTGCGCATGCAGATCGACACGTTCCGCCGGCACGCGTGCCGCTGCGCGTGGCCGGACGCCGGCGCCCCCGGCTAG
- a CDS encoding efflux RND transporter permease subunit, which translates to MIERLVTLCFNRRGIVVLVFLFAALYGWHSWTQLPLEAYPDIADTTSQVVTQVNGLAAEEVEQQITIPLEREIMGTPGMHVMRSKSTFGLSLITVVFQDGAEDYWSRQRLQERISGVSLPYGAQPGLDALTSPIGEIFRYTLQSKTRDLRELSELQFWKVIPRLKQVSGVVDVVNFGGMTTQFMLELDPARLSKYNLSLNQITQAIAANNANAGGSVMQRGEQGLVIRGVGLIRNLDDLGNVVVSQKNGVPVLVKDLGRVVLGNRERHGILGMDNNPDTIEGITLLLKNENPSRVMAGVHDAVRDLNEHILPKDVKIVPYIDRSKLVDATVHTVGKTLIEGMTLVSIVLLLFLGSPRAAIIVAITIPLSLLTAFILMHHFKIPANLLSLGAIDFGIIVDGAIVVMENILRRREEDAESELHGNDILAAARQVTRPIFFGMLVIIIAYLPLFAFQRIEYKLFSPMAFAVGFALFGALLVALLLIPGLAYWAYRKPTKVFENPVLHWLVPRYQALLSRLVGKSRTVIGLAVATLAGVVILGGSIGRDFLPYLDEGSIWLQVTLPPGLSLDKASRMADTLRAATLEFPEIEHIVTQVGRNDDGTDPFTPSHIESAVTLHPYDEWKTGRDKQQLIAKMAERFRQLPGIDVGFTQPMIDGVLDKLAGAHSDLVVKVYGNDFGETRQLATEVEHLLKTVPGAQDVIIDQEPPLPQVRIDVDRAAAARLGINIADVMALIQTGIGGSPVTQVFVEERSYDVVARFAGASRSNPEAIGNLMLTAANGAHIALAQIAKIRFAEGETTITREMNKRHLTVRLNLRGRDLASFLDEAKRRIDQEIRYDHTRYQIAWGGQFENQQRAQARLAVILPMVLALMFVLLFAEFKNLRQPALILSAVPLATLGGLIALHLRGMTLNVSSAVGFIALFGVAVLNAIIMVSNLNRWTQEPGISLKDAVVAGARERMRPVLMTATVAALGLIPAALAHGLGSDVQRPLATVVVGGLVTATALTLVLLPALYYLIEARVGRRQNGSGPAADKPIQGES; encoded by the coding sequence ATGATTGAACGCCTCGTCACCCTGTGCTTCAACCGGCGCGGCATTGTCGTCCTGGTGTTCCTGTTCGCGGCGCTCTATGGCTGGCATAGCTGGACGCAGCTGCCGCTGGAGGCCTACCCCGACATCGCCGACACGACCTCGCAGGTGGTCACGCAGGTCAACGGCCTGGCCGCGGAAGAGGTGGAGCAGCAGATCACGATCCCGCTGGAGCGCGAGATCATGGGCACGCCCGGCATGCACGTGATGCGCTCGAAGAGCACCTTCGGCCTGTCGCTGATCACGGTGGTGTTCCAGGACGGCGCCGAAGACTACTGGTCGCGCCAGCGGCTGCAGGAGCGCATCAGCGGCGTGTCGCTGCCGTACGGCGCCCAGCCCGGGCTGGATGCGCTGACCTCGCCGATCGGCGAGATCTTCCGCTACACGCTGCAGTCCAAGACGCGGGACCTGCGCGAGCTGTCCGAGCTGCAGTTCTGGAAGGTCATCCCCCGCCTCAAGCAGGTGTCGGGCGTGGTGGACGTGGTCAACTTCGGCGGCATGACCACGCAGTTCATGCTGGAGCTGGATCCGGCCAGGCTGTCCAAGTACAACCTCTCGCTGAACCAGATCACGCAGGCCATTGCCGCCAACAACGCGAACGCGGGCGGCAGCGTCATGCAGCGCGGCGAGCAGGGACTGGTGATCCGCGGCGTGGGCCTGATCCGCAACCTCGACGACCTGGGCAACGTCGTCGTCAGCCAGAAGAACGGCGTGCCGGTGCTGGTCAAGGACCTCGGCCGCGTGGTGCTGGGTAACCGCGAGCGGCACGGCATCCTGGGCATGGACAACAACCCGGACACCATCGAGGGCATCACGCTGCTGCTCAAGAACGAGAACCCGTCGCGCGTGATGGCCGGCGTGCACGACGCCGTGCGCGACCTGAACGAGCACATCCTGCCCAAGGACGTGAAGATCGTGCCGTATATCGACCGCAGCAAGCTGGTCGACGCCACCGTGCATACGGTGGGCAAGACGCTCATCGAGGGCATGACGCTGGTGTCGATCGTGCTGCTGCTGTTCCTGGGCAGCCCGCGCGCGGCGATCATCGTGGCCATCACGATCCCGCTGTCGCTGCTGACGGCGTTCATCCTGATGCACCACTTCAAGATTCCGGCCAACCTGCTGTCGCTGGGCGCGATCGACTTCGGCATCATCGTCGACGGCGCCATCGTGGTGATGGAGAACATCCTGCGCCGGCGCGAAGAGGATGCCGAAAGCGAGCTGCACGGCAACGACATCCTGGCGGCGGCGCGCCAGGTCACGCGGCCGATCTTCTTCGGTATGCTGGTCATCATCATCGCCTACCTGCCGCTGTTCGCTTTCCAGCGCATCGAGTACAAACTGTTCTCGCCGATGGCGTTCGCGGTCGGCTTTGCGTTGTTCGGTGCCTTGCTGGTGGCGCTGCTGCTGATTCCGGGCCTGGCGTACTGGGCCTATCGCAAGCCGACCAAGGTGTTCGAGAACCCGGTGCTGCACTGGCTGGTGCCGCGCTACCAGGCGCTGCTGTCCCGGCTGGTGGGCAAGTCGCGCACGGTGATCGGCCTGGCCGTGGCGACCCTGGCCGGCGTGGTGATCCTGGGCGGATCGATCGGGCGCGACTTCCTGCCGTACCTCGACGAAGGGTCGATCTGGCTGCAGGTCACCCTGCCGCCGGGGCTCTCGCTCGACAAGGCGAGCCGGATGGCCGACACGCTGCGCGCGGCGACGCTGGAGTTTCCCGAGATCGAGCACATCGTCACCCAGGTCGGGCGCAATGACGACGGCACGGATCCGTTCACGCCGTCGCACATCGAGAGCGCGGTGACGCTGCATCCGTACGACGAGTGGAAGACCGGGCGCGACAAGCAGCAGCTGATCGCCAAGATGGCCGAGCGCTTCAGGCAGCTGCCGGGCATCGACGTCGGCTTCACGCAGCCGATGATCGACGGCGTGCTGGACAAGCTGGCGGGCGCGCACAGCGACCTGGTGGTCAAGGTCTACGGCAACGATTTCGGCGAGACGCGGCAGCTGGCCACCGAGGTCGAGCATCTGCTGAAGACCGTGCCGGGCGCGCAGGACGTGATCATCGACCAGGAGCCGCCGCTGCCGCAGGTGCGCATCGATGTCGACCGCGCGGCCGCCGCCCGCCTCGGCATCAACATCGCCGACGTGATGGCGCTGATCCAGACCGGCATCGGCGGCAGCCCGGTGACGCAGGTCTTTGTCGAGGAGCGCAGCTACGACGTGGTCGCGCGCTTTGCCGGCGCGTCGCGCAGCAACCCGGAGGCGATCGGCAATCTCATGCTGACGGCGGCCAACGGCGCGCATATCGCGCTGGCCCAGATCGCGAAGATCCGCTTCGCCGAGGGCGAGACCACCATCACGCGGGAGATGAACAAGCGCCACCTGACGGTGCGCCTGAACCTGCGCGGGCGCGACCTGGCGTCGTTCCTTGATGAGGCCAAGCGGCGCATCGACCAGGAGATCCGCTACGACCATACGCGCTACCAGATCGCCTGGGGCGGCCAGTTCGAGAACCAGCAGCGCGCGCAGGCCCGGCTGGCGGTGATTTTGCCGATGGTGCTGGCGCTGATGTTCGTGCTGCTGTTCGCCGAGTTCAAGAATCTGCGGCAGCCGGCGCTGATCCTCTCGGCGGTGCCGCTGGCGACGCTGGGCGGGCTGATCGCGCTGCACCTGCGCGGCATGACGCTGAACGTGTCGTCGGCGGTCGGCTTCATCGCGCTGTTCGGGGTGGCGGTGCTCAACGCGATCATCATGGTGTCGAACCTCAACCGCTGGACCCAGGAGCCCGGCATCAGCCTGAAGGATGCGGTGGTGGCCGGCGCGCGCGAGCGGATGCGCCCGGTGCTGATGACGGCCACCGTGGCGGCGCTCGGCCTGATTCCGGCCGCGCTGGCGCACGGGCTCGGCAGCGACGTGCAGCGTCCGCTGGCGACCGTGGTGGTGGGCGGCCTGGTGACGGCGACCGCCCTCACGCTGGTGCTGCTGCCGGCCTTGTACTACCTGATCGAAGCGCGCGTCGGCAGACGGCAGAACGGAAGCGGCCCGGCCGCTGACAAGCCAATCCAAGGGGAATCGTGA
- a CDS encoding APC family permease produces MTTNAPAELEGQALGLAESVVMGVAGTAPAFSIAATTAMLIGAVGLLAPASLLYCGLIMFGVTFAYLHLNRLNPSAGAAYAWVGAIFNRTLGFFAGWALLVASVVFMVSGTIPAATATLTLVAPGLAVQPAAVALVAAGWLLVVSAVIVKGIKLTSYSQIVMTVTEAAILLALMLLALAKYGAHPAHGFSLVWLSPGSFTPQLFATGALTALFFFWGWDVTVNLTEETRDASRAPGHGALWAMLIVLALFMGFAVVILLVLNDQEIQQSSTNVVFAIADKLLPRPWSYVAVIAVMLSTVGTLETSILQFTRTLYAKGRDGIVHPRYAILHKRWRTPWVATAMITAIGLLLLFGASYFPSVSAIIKDSVNAIGFQVAFYYGLAGFACAWRFRREALRSVFNLVFLLVWPLFSALFLWFIAVYSVPTFDLATNVVGLGGIALGVVPLMLNRRMAARAAAG; encoded by the coding sequence ATGACGACGAACGCTCCGGCGGAATTGGAGGGGCAGGCGCTGGGCCTGGCCGAATCGGTGGTGATGGGCGTGGCCGGCACGGCGCCGGCCTTCAGCATTGCCGCCACCACGGCCATGCTGATCGGCGCGGTCGGCCTGCTGGCGCCGGCCAGCCTGCTGTATTGCGGGCTGATCATGTTCGGCGTGACCTTCGCGTATCTGCATCTGAACCGGCTGAACCCCAGTGCCGGCGCCGCGTATGCCTGGGTGGGCGCGATCTTCAATCGCACGCTCGGGTTCTTCGCCGGCTGGGCGCTGCTGGTGGCGTCGGTGGTGTTCATGGTGTCGGGCACGATTCCGGCGGCGACGGCCACACTCACGCTGGTCGCGCCCGGGCTGGCGGTGCAGCCGGCGGCGGTGGCGCTGGTGGCGGCCGGGTGGCTGCTGGTGGTGAGCGCGGTCATCGTCAAGGGCATCAAGCTGACCAGCTATTCGCAGATCGTCATGACGGTGACGGAGGCCGCGATCCTGCTGGCGTTGATGCTGCTTGCGCTGGCCAAGTACGGCGCGCATCCGGCGCACGGGTTTTCGCTGGTGTGGCTGTCGCCCGGCAGCTTTACGCCGCAGCTGTTCGCCACCGGCGCACTGACGGCGCTGTTCTTCTTCTGGGGCTGGGACGTGACGGTCAACCTGACCGAGGAGACGCGCGATGCCAGCCGCGCGCCCGGCCACGGGGCCCTGTGGGCGATGCTGATCGTGCTGGCGCTGTTCATGGGCTTTGCGGTGGTGATCCTGCTGGTGCTCAATGACCAAGAGATCCAGCAATCGAGCACCAACGTCGTCTTTGCGATTGCCGACAAGCTGCTGCCGCGCCCCTGGAGCTACGTGGCCGTGATCGCGGTCATGCTCAGCACCGTGGGCACGCTGGAGACGTCCATTCTGCAGTTCACGCGCACGCTTTACGCCAAGGGGCGCGATGGCATCGTGCACCCGCGCTACGCGATCCTGCACAAGCGGTGGCGCACGCCATGGGTGGCCACGGCGATGATCACGGCGATCGGGTTGCTGCTGCTGTTCGGCGCGTCGTACTTTCCGAGCGTGAGCGCCATCATCAAGGACTCGGTGAACGCGATCGGCTTCCAGGTGGCCTTCTACTACGGGCTGGCGGGCTTTGCCTGCGCATGGCGCTTTCGCCGCGAGGCGCTGCGGTCGGTCTTCAATCTGGTGTTCCTGCTGGTATGGCCGCTGTTCAGTGCGCTGTTCCTGTGGTTCATCGCGGTCTACAGCGTGCCGACCTTCGATCTGGCGACCAACGTGGTGGGCCTGGGCGGCATCGCGCTTGGCGTGGTGCCGCTGATGCTCAACCGCCGCATGGCCGCGCGCGCGGCAGCGGGCTAG
- a CDS encoding response regulator transcription factor, whose product MHILLIEDDQKAARLLARGLQEEGFEVAVAHSAEEADASLLVACQLIILDWMLPGKDGIALCRELRERDLQTPVLMLTARDATADRIAGLDTGADDYLTKPFVFDELLARVRALLRRARLAPAAPRVIGDLVLDPNARAVTRGGQALDVTPKEYAILEYLMRHAGQIVSRLQLAEHVWRADLIAIDNLIDVHMKNLRRKVDPPGQPALIHTVRGQGFRLAAPERRHA is encoded by the coding sequence ATGCACATCCTCCTAATAGAAGACGATCAGAAAGCGGCCCGCCTGCTGGCCAGGGGCTTGCAGGAGGAAGGCTTCGAGGTGGCGGTCGCGCATTCCGCGGAAGAGGCCGATGCCTCGCTTCTGGTGGCATGCCAGTTGATCATCCTGGATTGGATGCTCCCGGGCAAGGACGGCATCGCCCTGTGCCGCGAGCTGCGCGAGCGCGATCTCCAGACCCCCGTCCTCATGCTGACCGCCCGCGACGCGACCGCCGATCGCATCGCCGGCCTGGATACCGGCGCCGACGACTACCTGACCAAGCCCTTCGTCTTCGATGAGTTGCTCGCCCGCGTCCGCGCGCTGTTGCGGCGGGCCCGGCTGGCGCCCGCCGCGCCGCGGGTCATCGGCGACCTCGTGCTCGATCCGAACGCGCGGGCGGTGACGCGCGGCGGCCAGGCGCTCGATGTCACGCCCAAGGAATACGCGATCCTCGAATACCTGATGCGGCATGCCGGGCAGATCGTCAGCCGCCTGCAGCTGGCCGAGCACGTCTGGCGCGCCGACCTGATCGCGATCGACAACCTCATCGACGTGCACATGAAGAACCTGCGCCGCAAGGTCGATCCGCCCGGCCAGCCGGCCCTCATCCATACGGTGCGGGGCCAGGGCTTTCGCCTCGCGGCGCCGGAGCGCCGGCATGCTTAG
- a CDS encoding DMT family transporter, which produces MSLRSAAPALGAALLFGASTPLAKTLTGTVSPILLAGLLYLGSGLGLAGFLLARRLMKRGTPSAAGSPPIPRHEVPWLLGAIAAGGVAGPALLMMGLAGTAAAPAALLLNVEGVLTALIAWIVFREHTDRQIVLGMIAIVAGGALLSWQPGAARFSPGALLIVAACACWAIDNNLTRNVSTNDAVLVACLKGLVAGGCNTAFALAAGGRLPAGWPLASAMLIGFAGYGVSLALFVIALRHLGTARTGAYFSVAPLFGVVIALLIWPEMPGALFWLAAALMALGLWLHLRERHEHEHAHEPMEHTHAHRHDEHHQHTHDFPWDGQEPHVHRHRHEALIHKHPHYPDIHHRHPH; this is translated from the coding sequence ATGTCCCTCCGATCCGCCGCCCCCGCCCTCGGTGCCGCTCTGCTGTTCGGCGCGAGCACGCCGCTTGCCAAGACCTTGACGGGCACGGTCTCGCCCATCCTGCTGGCGGGCCTGCTGTATCTGGGCAGCGGCCTGGGCCTGGCCGGCTTCCTGCTCGCGAGACGGCTGATGAAGCGGGGCACCCCGTCCGCCGCCGGCTCGCCGCCGATTCCGCGCCATGAAGTGCCGTGGCTGCTCGGCGCCATCGCGGCGGGGGGCGTGGCGGGCCCCGCCCTCCTGATGATGGGCCTGGCCGGCACGGCCGCCGCCCCGGCTGCGCTGCTGCTCAACGTCGAAGGCGTGCTGACCGCGCTGATCGCCTGGATCGTGTTCCGGGAACACACCGACCGGCAGATCGTGCTCGGCATGATCGCCATCGTCGCCGGCGGCGCGCTCCTCTCGTGGCAGCCCGGCGCCGCGCGCTTTTCGCCCGGCGCGCTGCTGATCGTCGCGGCCTGCGCCTGCTGGGCCATCGACAACAACCTGACGCGCAACGTCTCGACCAACGACGCCGTGCTGGTCGCCTGCCTGAAGGGCCTCGTGGCCGGCGGCTGCAACACCGCATTCGCCTTGGCCGCGGGCGGCAGGCTGCCCGCGGGATGGCCGCTTGCGTCGGCGATGCTGATCGGCTTTGCCGGCTACGGCGTCAGCCTGGCGCTGTTCGTCATCGCGCTGCGGCATCTGGGGACGGCGCGCACGGGCGCCTATTTTTCCGTGGCCCCGCTGTTCGGCGTCGTGATCGCGCTGCTGATCTGGCCCGAGATGCCCGGCGCCCTGTTCTGGCTAGCCGCGGCGCTGATGGCCCTCGGCCTCTGGCTGCACCTGCGCGAGCGGCACGAGCACGAACACGCGCACGAACCGATGGAGCACACGCACGCGCATCGCCACGACGAGCACCATCAGCACACGCACGACTTTCCGTGGGACGGCCAGGAGCCGCATGTCCACCGCCACCGGCACGAAGCGCTGATCCACAAGCACCCGCATTACCCGGACATCCACCACCGCCATCCACATTGA
- a CDS encoding efflux RND transporter periplasmic adaptor subunit, translating into MQVKSISAKRLITGAGVLAAISVAVWGTVSLHAKEAAAPEAPVSVRHEGERVIVPEQSALRRTLAVAPVVQGQIAAPFTLPAVVEADPAKLMKVLPPLTGRIVSLNKQLGDAVKAGDVLFSIDSADLAQATSDAAKAQSTLALTRRNLERLRELDKSEIAAKRDLEQAQNDYAQAVSEADRANNRLAQLGAKGGTQVTGGHILAVRSPITGRVVDLNAAIGGYWNDATAPVMTVADLSRVFVTASAQEKDLAQVYAGQSATVKLDAYADVLPAKVRFVGEMLDPDTRTVKVRMAFDNREGRLKPGMFAQATFLARPHDGITVPMTAVIQSGFYNRAFVEVAPWQFEARVVKVGAQLDDHVEIVSGLKAGDRVVVKEGVLLND; encoded by the coding sequence ATGCAAGTCAAATCGATATCCGCCAAGCGACTCATCACCGGCGCCGGCGTGCTGGCCGCGATCAGCGTGGCCGTGTGGGGCACGGTGTCCCTGCATGCCAAGGAGGCCGCTGCGCCGGAGGCTCCGGTCTCCGTCCGGCACGAGGGCGAGCGCGTGATCGTGCCCGAGCAGTCGGCGCTGCGGCGCACGCTGGCGGTGGCGCCGGTCGTCCAGGGCCAGATTGCCGCGCCCTTCACCCTGCCGGCGGTGGTCGAGGCGGATCCGGCCAAGCTGATGAAAGTCCTGCCGCCGCTCACAGGCCGCATCGTCAGCCTCAACAAGCAGCTCGGCGACGCGGTGAAGGCCGGCGACGTGCTGTTCTCGATCGACTCGGCGGACCTGGCGCAGGCCACGAGCGATGCGGCCAAGGCCCAGTCGACGCTGGCGCTGACCCGGCGCAACCTGGAGCGGCTGCGGGAGCTGGACAAGTCGGAGATCGCCGCCAAGCGCGATCTCGAGCAGGCGCAGAACGACTACGCCCAGGCGGTGAGCGAGGCGGATCGCGCGAACAACCGGCTGGCGCAGCTGGGCGCCAAGGGCGGCACGCAGGTGACGGGCGGCCACATCCTGGCGGTGCGCTCGCCCATCACCGGGCGCGTCGTCGATCTGAACGCGGCCATCGGCGGATACTGGAACGATGCCACGGCGCCGGTCATGACGGTCGCCGATCTTTCCCGCGTGTTCGTGACGGCGAGCGCGCAGGAGAAGGACCTGGCCCAGGTCTACGCGGGGCAGTCGGCGACGGTCAAGCTCGACGCCTATGCCGATGTGCTGCCGGCCAAGGTTCGCTTCGTCGGCGAGATGCTCGATCCGGATACCCGCACCGTCAAGGTCAGGATGGCGTTCGACAACCGGGAGGGGCGGCTCAAGCCCGGCATGTTCGCCCAGGCCACGTTCCTGGCGCGGCCGCACGATGGCATCACGGTACCCATGACGGCGGTGATCCAGAGCGGGTTCTACAACCGCGCCTTCGTCGAGGTGGCGCCGTGGCAGTTCGAGGCGCGCGTGGTCAAGGTGGGGGCGCAGCTCGATGATCATGTCGAAATCGTCTCGGGTCTGAAGGCCGGCGACCGCGTGGTGGTCAAAGAGGGAGTGCTGCTCAATGATTGA